A window of the Lactuca sativa cultivar Salinas chromosome 7, Lsat_Salinas_v11, whole genome shotgun sequence genome harbors these coding sequences:
- the LOC111883239 gene encoding uncharacterized protein LOC111883239 translates to MVSSSSFISTDQNDDDVKSIGMIGSLLFLTTNRPGIMFPTILCAHYQADTKESHLLVVKRIFCYLKHTPNIGLWYPHDFEITLVGCTDFHHGGHGIDRKITSGGAQMIGNRLMIHNPIQHSKTKHLDIHHHFIDDTVQKGKVELFYVPSTD, encoded by the exons ATGGTGTCCTCATCATCATTTATTAGCACTGATCAAAATGACGATGATGTGAAATCTATTGGAATGATAGGATCTTTACTCTTTCTTACAACCAATCGCCCTGGCATCATGTTTCCTACTATATTGTGTGCTCATTATCAAGCCGATACTAAGGAATCTCATCTTCTTGTTGTGAAAAGGATCTTTTGTTACTTAAAGCATACACCTAATATTGGGTTATGGTATCCTCATGATTTTGAGATCACGCTGGTAGGATGCACCGACTTCCATCATGGTGGACATGGGATTGATCGCAAAATCACTTCAGGAGGAGCTCAAATGATTGGAAATAGATTG ATGATACATAATCCAAtacaacattccaagaccaagcatctTGACATCCATCATCATTTCATCGATGACACAGTTCAAAAGGGAAAAGTGGAGTTGTTCTATGTCCCATCCACTGATTAG